One Intestinimonas butyriciproducens genomic window, CAAGCCATGAAGCATCTCTTCCTCGTCAACCCCGCCGCTGGGAAGAGGGGCAGCACGGAGGCGCTGCTCCGCCGGGTGGAGGAGACCTTTTCCCCGCTGGGCCTGGAGCACGAGGTGGTCCTCACCTCTTCCGCAGGAGACGCGGAACGGCTCGCCCGGCGGGCGGCCTGTTCCGGCGGCCCGGTGCGCATCTACGCCTGCGGCGGGGACGGGACCCTCAACGAAGTGGTCAATGGCGCGGCTGGCTACCCCAACGCGGCCATCACCAATGTGCCGAAGGGGACCGGCAATGACTTTCTGAGGATTTTCGGTGCCAATTACGCCGCCCGTTTCTCCGATCTGGCCGCCCTGTCCAGGGGACCCCAGGCCGCCTTTGATCTGATGGACTGCAACGGTAAGCTGGGCATCGGCGTGATCTGTGCCGGCGTGGACGCCCGGGTGGCCGCCGACGTCCACCGCTATAAGCGCCTCCCGCTGGTCACGGGCCCCGGTGCCTACCTCCTCTCCCTGGGGGTTAACGTCCTCCTCACCGACATCGCCCGCCCCACCGTGGTCCAGGCTGGCCTGGACCGCCTGGAGGAGGAGACCTCTATCATCTGCATCTGCAACGGCCGCTATTATGGCGGCGGATTCATGCCTGTGGGGGACGCGCAGCCCGACGACGGCGTGCTGGATATGGTCGTGGTACCCCGGGTGAGCCGCTTTACCTTTTTCCGGCTGGTGGGAGCATATGCCAAGGGCCGTTATCGCAGCTACCCCGAGGTCATCCGCCACTTCCACGGTCCCGCCTTCTCTTTTTCCTCCCCCGAAGAGCTGGTGGCGGTGATAGACGGCGAAGTGATGCGCGCCAAGTCCTTTACTGTCCGGATCTCAGAGCGCAAGGTTGCCTTTTTCTACCCAGGCGATTTGGATTACCGTGGCGAAAACTAGCACTCTCCCGTTCCGTTTGTGAACAAAAGATGAATTTTTAAAAAATCAACCCCTGTTTTTAAAAAATAGGGGTTGATTTTTTTGGCAAGTCGAGGTATTATCATACTCGAAGTTAGCACTCATATAATTCGAGTGCTAACCCCTTAAATTTGCTAAACACAAAACACATATAAGGAGGAACCTCAAATGAAGCTCAAACCCCTTGCAGATCGAGTCATCATCAAGATGGTGGAGGCCGAGGAGACCACCAAGAGCGGTATCATCCTGACCGGCGCCGCCAAGGAGAAGCCGGAAGTGGCCGAAGTCATCGAAGTGGGCCCCGGCGGAATGGTGGACGGCAAGGAAGTCAAGATGGTGGTCAAGAAGGGCCAGAAGGTCATCACCAGTAAATACGCCGGCACCGAGGTCAAGGTGGACGGCGAGGAGTACACCATCGTGCGCCAGAGCGACATCCTGGCCGTTGTCGAGTAAGTTTTCGTTTTGATCCCAGCATCATATTACAATTTGGAGGTAATACGCTATGTCCAAGCAGATTCTCTACGGCGAGGACGCCCGCCGCGCCCTGGAGCGCGGCGTCAACACCCTGGCCGATACCGTTAAGATCACCCTGGGCCCCAAGGGCCGCAACGTCGTGCTCGACAAGAAGTTCGGCACCCCCCTCATCACCAACGACGGCGTGACCATCGCCAAGGAGATCGAGCTGCCCGATCCCTTTGAGAACATGGGCGCCCAGATCGTCAAGGAAGTCTCCACCAAGACCAACGACGTGGCCGGCGACGGCACCACCACCGCCACCCTGCTGGCCCAGGCCATTATCCGCGAGGGCCTGAAGAATCTGGCCGCCGGCGCCAACCCCATGATCATGAAGAAGGGGATTGCCAGCGCCACCGCCGCCGCCGTGGCCGCCATCAAGGAGAACTCCAAGCCCGTCAACGGCACCGAGGACATCGCCCGTGTGGGCGCCGTCTCTTCCGGCGATGAGACCATCGGCAAGCTGATTGCCGAGGCCATGGAAAAGGTCTCCGCCGACGGCGTCATCACCGTTGAGGAGTCCAAGACCGCCGAGACCTACAGCGAGGTCGTCGAGGGCATGCAGTTCGACCGCGGCTATATCGCCCCCTATATGGTCACCGACACCGAGAAGATGGAGGCCGTTCTGGATGACGCCGCCATCCTCATCACCGACAAGAAGATCTCCAACATCCAGGAGCTGCTGCCCATCCTGGAGCAGGTGGTCCAGTCCGGCAAGAAGCTGCTGATCGTGGCGGAGGATGTGGAGGGCGACGCCCTGAGCACCCTGATCGTCAACAAGCTGCGCGGTACCCTGAACGTCTGCTGCGTGAAGGCGCCCGGCTTCGGCGACCGCCGCAAGGAGATGCTCCAGGATATGGCCATCCTCACCGGCGGCACCGTCATTTCCTCCGACCTGGGCTATGAGCTCAAGGAGGCCACTGCCGATATGCTGGGCCATGCCCGCCAGGTCAAGGTGACCAAGGACAACACCATCATCGTGGACGGCTCCGGCGAGAGCAAGGCCATTAAGGACCGCGTCGCCCAGATCCGCAGCCAGATCGAAGTCACCACTTCCGATTATGACCGCGAGAAGCTCCAGGAGCGTCTGGCCAAGCTGGCTGGCGGCGTGGCCATCATCCGTGTGGGCGCCGCCACCGAGTCCGAGATGAAGGAGAAGAAGCTCCGCATCGAGGACGCCCTGAACGCCACCCGCGCCGCCGTGGAAGAGGGTATCGTGGCCGGAGGCGGTACCGCCTATGTCAACGCCATTCCCGCTGTGGAGAAGCTGCTCAAGGCCGCCGAGGGCGACGAGAAGACCGGCGTGGCCATCGTTGCCAAGGCCTTGACCGAGCCCATGCGCCAAATCTCCGCCAACGCCGGCATTGACGGCTCTGTGGTGCTGGAGAAGGTCAAGAACAGCAAGAAGGTGGGCTACGGCTTCAACGCCCTGAGCGAGACCTATGTGGATATGATTTCCGCCGGTATCGTGGACCCCACCAAGGTGACCCGCTCCGCGCTGGAGAACGCCGCCTCCGTGGCCGGCGTGCTGCTGACCACCGAGTCCCTGGTCACCGATAAGCCCGAGCCCCCTGCGCCTGCCGCTCCCGCTGCTCCCGACATGGGCGGCATGTACTAAAAAAATACCGCAAGCCTTTGAAACACTTAGGTTTCAGCGTACAGAAAAGCGGATTTACGCCAGACTTACGCCACAGACAAAGCGCATGATAGGGTAATAAAAGGCCGACACTCACAGTTTTGTGGGTGTCGGCCTTTTGTGCTGAAATATCATGTCTAAACACTCTCTTGCCCTTCTTTTCCATTTGTATTATAGTAGAGATAGTCATAAATGTGGTAGTAGCGGGGGAATCGACAGATGGCAAAGAATGAGAATTTACACAAGGCCAAGGACGCGAAAAAAGACGAGTTCTACACGCAGTATGAGGATATACAGAATGAGCTGAATCACTATGAGCAGCACTTCCAGGGAAAAACTGTCCTTTGCAACTGCGACGACCCTTTTGAGAGCAATTTTTGCAAATTCTTCCTGCGAAATTTTAACTATCTGGGCTTGAAAAGATTGATCTGCACCTCTTACAGCACCTCACCCGTGATTGGACAGCAGCTTACGTTCTTTGACTGGATGGACGAGCCTGTTGTCCGGGGGCACGGCTATGCCATGGACATCAGAGAAGTTCCGATGGCAAACGGCAGGGGCGTATCTGACGCGGATATTGACGCCCTTTTGAAATCCAAAAAGCGCGGGGTAAAAAAGTTAGAGGGCGACGGGGATTTTCGCAGTGAGGAATGTATCGAATATCTCAAACAGGCGGACATTGTAGTTACGAATCCGCCGTTTAGCCTGTTTCGGGAATATGTGGCCCAACTCATGGAGTACGGCAAAAAATTTTTAATTATAGGAAGTAAAAATGCGGTTACATACAAAGAAATTTTTCCGCTTATTAAAGAGGATAAATTGTGGCTTGGCTATGGTTTCAGAAAAGATGACGCGTATTTTCGGATACCTCTTGAAAGAGCGATGGGGTATGCCCCCGGTGTATACAATCCGGCCACAGGGCTTGTTCATTTCCGCAACTGTACTTGGTATACAAATTTAGATATTCAAAAACGGCATGAAGAATTAACGCTGTTCAAACGATATTACGGCAACGAAGAAGAATATCCCCATTATGCGAATTACGATGCAATAGAAGTATCGAAGGTCAGTGATATTCCTTGCGACTACTATGAGGAAATCGGCGTTCCCATCACCTATCTGGACAAGCATAATCCCGATCAGTTTGAAATCATTGGGGCAAGCAGATGGTTAGGAAAACCCATGTCGGAAATCGCCCCTAAAGGGAGTTATGTGTCCGGCGGAGTGCGTTTCTATTTGCCTGTTGAAAGTTCACAAAATGTTCATGTAGAGAGAGAGAGAGAGAGAGAGAGAGAGAGAGAGAGAGAGAGAGAGAGAGAGAGAGAGAGAGACTCCTCTTCCGCTGTCTCTACGACAGAGTGGTCATCAAGCGCCGCAGGGTATAGACGGCTGTATGACCGGATCGTCATCAAGCGGAAGGTGCAGCGGTGTCATGGGCGTTCCCATCACCTTTTTGGATAAGTACAATCCAGAGCAATTTGAAATCGTTGGCTGTGCTGATTACACTGGGAAATATGGCTCCGATGAAATCGGAATCAAAAGAATCGGCGAGGAGTGGATCACAAAATATCGGGTGCAGGGTGGCAGAGGGCATTATACCGCAAACATGACCAGTCTCGTATATTACGATGCGGATAGAAACGCAAAAAATACATTTAAGCGCATCCTCATTAAAAGGAGGGCCATGCCAAATGAAAATAGAGCCGAAGCAAATCAAGATCAGGGAGGTTTTTGACGGCTATGCCGATCAGGGCGACGACGGTGTTTTCGCCTACGGCGGCAGGCTTGCCATTCGACCGCCCTATCAGCGGGAATTTGTTTACGACAACGATCAGGCGGAGTCCGTGATTCAAACGGTGCTGAAAGGCTTCCCTCTCAATGTTATGTATTGGGTCAAGGCCAGTCCCGACAGCTATGAGGTGCTGGACGGCCAGCAGAGAACCCTATCCGTCATGCAGTATTTGAAACACCAGTACCCTATCACCCTGGATGGGAAAAAATACTATTGGGACGCGTTGCCCGATGACAGTTACGATGCAATCATGAACTACGAATTTATGGTCTATATCTGCGAGGGAAAAGAGTCGGAAAAGCTGGAGTGGTTTCGGGTCGTCAATATTGCCGGAGCAAAGTTGACAGAACAGGAGCTTCGCAATTCCGTTTATACCGGCGCGTGGCTTTCCGATGCAAAGCGATATTTTTCCAAACGAAACTGCGCCGCAAAGCTGTTGTCGGACAAATATATTACCGGCGATCCGAATAGGCAGGAATTGCTCGAAAAGGCGTTGCGGGGGATCTGTGAGTACCAAGGCATTTCGGAGATTACGGAATACATGGCCCGCTATAAATCGGATGCGGATGCAGACGAATTGTGGCAGTATTTCCAGGATGTAATCCATTGGGTGGAGAAGATTTTTCCAAAATACTTTTTAGATATGAAAGGCCTGGATTGGTGTCACCTCTACAACGAGTACCATAATTTCGCTTATAATTCTTCGGTTATGGCCGCAGAGGTGAAGCGTCTGCATGAGGATGAAGATGTGCAGAAGCCAAAAGGCATTTATGAGTTTTTGCTTTGTCGCGATACAGACCCATTTGCAGGCAGATTGTTAAACCTGCGTGCATTTGACAAGCGGGATAAGCTGGCGGCGTACAGCAGACAAAATGGGATATGTCCCATCTGCGGAGAGCACTTTGCATTTGAGGAGATGGAGGGCGACCATATCAAGCCTTGGAGCAAGGGCGGGCAAACGACACCTGATAACTGTCAAATGCTTTGCAAAGCCTGCAACGGGAAAAAGAGCGACAAATATTGAGGAAGGCCGCCGCTCATATTCGTGAGCAGCGGCCTTTTTGCTGCCCTGTGAGGGCAGGATTTGCGGTCCAACCTGTGTCCGGCCATCCGGCGTTTGACCAGCATTCTCCCATCGACCAGCCCTGCCAGGACGCGATTTGCCGCAGCGGCCGACACGCCGCCCAGCTCCGGGCACCAGTGCCCATGCTGATCGGATCCGATTCCTATGAATGCCACTTGCACCCGCTGTTTTACAATTTCTCTTGACACTTTGGACTACACAGTGTAGACTGTCTATAGGACGACAGCAAGTAGACCAAGGAGGGGATCCTATTGAATGATTGCAAGCTGGGGGCGGTGGAGTCCCGTTTCGCAGACCTGATCTGGCAAAATGAGCCCATCGCCTCCACGGCGCTGGTCAAACTGGCCGAGCAGGAACTGAGCTGGAAAAAGTCCACAACCTATACGGTTTTGAAACGACTGAGCCAGCGGGGCATTTTTCAAAATCAGGACGGAACTGTCACCTCGCTGCTCTCCAGAGAAGCGTTTTATGCCGCACAGAGCGAACAGTTTGTGGAGGAAACCTTCTCCGGCTCCCTCCCCGCGTTCCTCACCGCGTTCACCACCAGAAAAAAGTTGTCAAAGGATGACCTGGACCAGCTCCAGAGGTTGATCGACCAGATCAGGAGGTGATATTTCATGGCGAATTTGATCGCATATGAACTGCTTCCCCGTATTTTCAACATGAGCGTAACGGCCGGCATCGTGATTCTATTTGTACTCCTGGCCCGTCTGCTGCTCCGGAGGGCACCCAAAGTGTTTTCTTATGCCCTGTGGTCGGTGGTTCTATTCCGCCTCCTGTGTCCCGTCTCCCTCTCCGCCGGCTTCTCCCTGCTGGGGCTGGTGGACATGCCCACGCGGGCAGCTACGCCTCATACCACCACGGTGGAGTATGTGCCGCCGGACATCGTCCATGCGGAGGACCCCCAGGTCCAGTTCCCGGTGGAGCCCGTCCGTACCGCCGTCAACGAGGTCCTCCCCAAGGGGGAAGAACAGACGACGGCCGATCCTCTGGAGGCTCCGATGGCCATCGCCACCTGGCTCTGGCTGCTGGGAATCCTGGCCATGGCCGCATACAGCGTGGCGTCCTACCTCAAAATACGGCGCAGACTGGTCGGCGCCGTGCCGCTGCGGGATAATATCTATCTGGCGGACCACATCCCCACCCCCTTCGTGATGGGCCTCTTCCGCCCCAGAATCTATCTTCCCTCCGCACTGAGCGGGCGGGAGCAGGCCTATATCATCCGGCATGAGCAGCACCATATCCGCAGAGGCGACCACATCGTAAAGGTCTTGTCCTTCGCGGCGCTGTGCATCCACTGGTTCAATCCCCTGGTCTGGGCGGCGTTCTTCCTGTCCGGAAAGGATATGGAGATGAGCTGCGATGAGGCGGTGGTTCATGCGCTGGGCGAACAGATCCGGGCGGACTACTCCACCTCTCTGCTGCGCCTCGCCACCGGCCGCCGGAGGATCGCCGGCATGCCCCTGGCCTTCGGAGAGGGGGACACCAAAAGCCGCATCCGAAATCTCGTCAGCTGGAAGACGCCGAAGCGGTGGGCGGCGCTTCTGGCCGCCGTGGTCTGCATCGCGGTGGCCGCGGCCTGTGCCGCCAATCCCCAGGGGAGCACCCGCGGGCGGTACGACAGCATGGAAGATTTTGCCCGGCAGACCATGGACGCGGCCAAGACCGCGGTCTACTATACCGCGGAAGGCGGAGAGGCCACGGCCGCCGTCACCGGAACCAAGCTCGCCTGGCTGGAGCAGCAGGGCGAGGTGGATGGTCTGGCCCCGGAGGGGGCCCTGGAGGCATGGACCTTCCACTTCTTGGTCCAGATCAACGCGGATGACATCAGTCTGGTGGGCGGCATGTATGAGGAAGACGGCTGGTACGACCTGGAGGGGCAGGGCGGCCACAATGTGGTGGCCCTGCGGTACGACGACGGCAGCTATGACGTCCTCTACGACCAGGCCGTCAACGACAATCTGGACTTTTACGGCTATCACAACAGCTATGAGGAGGCCATTTACGACTGGTATGTGGACGACCAGGGACTGGACCTGCCCCTGTACGTGGAGGACTGGACCGATTCGATTGGCGCACCGGCGAGCCTGGGAAACTTCCCGGTCCACCGCTGCGATGGAGAAGGTTGGTACCTCTATATCCCCGTGCAGGCGTGGCAGCGGGCGGAGGGCGGCAACCTCTGGCAGTCCGGCTACGGCACCGGCTCCGCGCTGACGGTATACAGACAGGACCAGGATGCCCGGACACAGGCGGACTATCTGGTCCGCCAGGGCTGGATCGAGATAGAGGGCGCCGTCCCCCATGTCCGGCATTGGGAGTACGACATCGAGGACTATTACTATGACGCCCCGGACGGCGGCAGCTACCAGGTGCGCATTGAGTGGCAGGCGCAGAATATCTCCGGCTACCCCTATACCGCCATAGAGCCCGACGTCCTCCAGGCCATGGCCGAAAGCTTCACCGTGGATGAGGAGACCGCTCCCCTCCCCGCTCCCACCCCCGAGGCGACCGCCGGGCCCCTGGGCGGCGTACAGAGAGGAGCCCCTCTGACGCTGTGTCTGACCCGCAACGGCGATGAAATCGGGACCTATGACGACTGCTGGTCTGAGTCGAACGCGGTCTATTATTTCAACTCCCTGCAAGCCCTCTCCTGGGCGGCCGCGGAAGAGAACGGCCCATACGACGACAGGGACGCCGTGACTCTCTCCGGCGCCGACGGGTGGACCATGACCGCCTACGACGGCGCGGACGAGGTTTGCTTCAGCGACCCTGCCGGCACGCGGTGGCTCAAGCCGGAAATGGAGGATGACTCCGCCTATGAGATGCTGCGCGGCTGGTTTGACGAGGCGGAGTATACCGCGCTGGGCGGCGGGTATGACCACCAAAGCATCGTCGTTCCGGACGTGGGACAGGGCTACCTGGAGGCCGCCGCG contains:
- a CDS encoding co-chaperone GroES gives rise to the protein MKLKPLADRVIIKMVEAEETTKSGIILTGAAKEKPEVAEVIEVGPGGMVDGKEVKMVVKKGQKVITSKYAGTEVKVDGEEYTIVRQSDILAVVE
- a CDS encoding BlaI/MecI/CopY family transcriptional regulator, which encodes MNDCKLGAVESRFADLIWQNEPIASTALVKLAEQELSWKKSTTYTVLKRLSQRGIFQNQDGTVTSLLSREAFYAAQSEQFVEETFSGSLPAFLTAFTTRKKLSKDDLDQLQRLIDQIRR
- a CDS encoding adenine-specific methyltransferase EcoRI family protein, producing MAKNENLHKAKDAKKDEFYTQYEDIQNELNHYEQHFQGKTVLCNCDDPFESNFCKFFLRNFNYLGLKRLICTSYSTSPVIGQQLTFFDWMDEPVVRGHGYAMDIREVPMANGRGVSDADIDALLKSKKRGVKKLEGDGDFRSEECIEYLKQADIVVTNPPFSLFREYVAQLMEYGKKFLIIGSKNAVTYKEIFPLIKEDKLWLGYGFRKDDAYFRIPLERAMGYAPGVYNPATGLVHFRNCTWYTNLDIQKRHEELTLFKRYYGNEEEYPHYANYDAIEVSKVSDIPCDYYEEIGVPITYLDKHNPDQFEIIGASRWLGKPMSEIAPKGSYVSGGVRFYLPVESSQNVHVERERERERERERERERERERDSSSAVSTTEWSSSAAGYRRLYDRIVIKRKVQRCHGRSHHLFG
- a CDS encoding diacylglycerol/lipid kinase family protein codes for the protein MKHLFLVNPAAGKRGSTEALLRRVEETFSPLGLEHEVVLTSSAGDAERLARRAACSGGPVRIYACGGDGTLNEVVNGAAGYPNAAITNVPKGTGNDFLRIFGANYAARFSDLAALSRGPQAAFDLMDCNGKLGIGVICAGVDARVAADVHRYKRLPLVTGPGAYLLSLGVNVLLTDIARPTVVQAGLDRLEEETSIICICNGRYYGGGFMPVGDAQPDDGVLDMVVVPRVSRFTFFRLVGAYAKGRYRSYPEVIRHFHGPAFSFSSPEELVAVIDGEVMRAKSFTVRISERKVAFFYPGDLDYRGEN
- the groL gene encoding chaperonin GroEL (60 kDa chaperone family; promotes refolding of misfolded polypeptides especially under stressful conditions; forms two stacked rings of heptamers to form a barrel-shaped 14mer; ends can be capped by GroES; misfolded proteins enter the barrel where they are refolded when GroES binds) codes for the protein MSKQILYGEDARRALERGVNTLADTVKITLGPKGRNVVLDKKFGTPLITNDGVTIAKEIELPDPFENMGAQIVKEVSTKTNDVAGDGTTTATLLAQAIIREGLKNLAAGANPMIMKKGIASATAAAVAAIKENSKPVNGTEDIARVGAVSSGDETIGKLIAEAMEKVSADGVITVEESKTAETYSEVVEGMQFDRGYIAPYMVTDTEKMEAVLDDAAILITDKKISNIQELLPILEQVVQSGKKLLIVAEDVEGDALSTLIVNKLRGTLNVCCVKAPGFGDRRKEMLQDMAILTGGTVISSDLGYELKEATADMLGHARQVKVTKDNTIIVDGSGESKAIKDRVAQIRSQIEVTTSDYDREKLQERLAKLAGGVAIIRVGAATESEMKEKKLRIEDALNATRAAVEEGIVAGGGTAYVNAIPAVEKLLKAAEGDEKTGVAIVAKALTEPMRQISANAGIDGSVVLEKVKNSKKVGYGFNALSETYVDMISAGIVDPTKVTRSALENAASVAGVLLTTESLVTDKPEPPAPAAPAAPDMGGMY
- a CDS encoding M56 family metallopeptidase, whose product is MANLIAYELLPRIFNMSVTAGIVILFVLLARLLLRRAPKVFSYALWSVVLFRLLCPVSLSAGFSLLGLVDMPTRAATPHTTTVEYVPPDIVHAEDPQVQFPVEPVRTAVNEVLPKGEEQTTADPLEAPMAIATWLWLLGILAMAAYSVASYLKIRRRLVGAVPLRDNIYLADHIPTPFVMGLFRPRIYLPSALSGREQAYIIRHEQHHIRRGDHIVKVLSFAALCIHWFNPLVWAAFFLSGKDMEMSCDEAVVHALGEQIRADYSTSLLRLATGRRRIAGMPLAFGEGDTKSRIRNLVSWKTPKRWAALLAAVVCIAVAAACAANPQGSTRGRYDSMEDFARQTMDAAKTAVYYTAEGGEATAAVTGTKLAWLEQQGEVDGLAPEGALEAWTFHFLVQINADDISLVGGMYEEDGWYDLEGQGGHNVVALRYDDGSYDVLYDQAVNDNLDFYGYHNSYEEAIYDWYVDDQGLDLPLYVEDWTDSIGAPASLGNFPVHRCDGEGWYLYIPVQAWQRAEGGNLWQSGYGTGSALTVYRQDQDARTQADYLVRQGWIEIEGAVPHVRHWEYDIEDYYYDAPDGGSYQVRIEWQAQNISGYPYTAIEPDVLQAMAESFTVDEETAPLPAPTPEATAGPLGGVQRGAPLTLCLTRNGDEIGTYDDCWSESNAVYYFNSLQALSWAAAEENGPYDDRDAVTLSGADGWTMTAYDGADEVCFSDPAGTRWLKPEMEDDSAYEMLRGWFDEAEYTALGGGYDHQSIVVPDVGQGYLEAAAVYVDAFERIHLQASAGSKLCYSFVLTSVEEAEETTSSMRERGEIDERTYCFYLTTVFVPQNEYALGWSMAGNTGDYTGEDPAVPEGALEYYRCGYITLEDDGWHGRLVGTGW
- a CDS encoding GmrSD restriction endonuclease domain-containing protein — translated: MKIEPKQIKIREVFDGYADQGDDGVFAYGGRLAIRPPYQREFVYDNDQAESVIQTVLKGFPLNVMYWVKASPDSYEVLDGQQRTLSVMQYLKHQYPITLDGKKYYWDALPDDSYDAIMNYEFMVYICEGKESEKLEWFRVVNIAGAKLTEQELRNSVYTGAWLSDAKRYFSKRNCAAKLLSDKYITGDPNRQELLEKALRGICEYQGISEITEYMARYKSDADADELWQYFQDVIHWVEKIFPKYFLDMKGLDWCHLYNEYHNFAYNSSVMAAEVKRLHEDEDVQKPKGIYEFLLCRDTDPFAGRLLNLRAFDKRDKLAAYSRQNGICPICGEHFAFEEMEGDHIKPWSKGGQTTPDNCQMLCKACNGKKSDKY